A genome region from Caldalkalibacillus uzonensis includes the following:
- the ebgA gene encoding beta-galactosidase subunit alpha, giving the protein MSRQRDWENLEVLHKNRLPERSYYIPYKSETSALTYERGYAEGFKLLNGVWKFHYAESPQLAPAHFYEESFDTSEWDDLPVPANWQMHGYGKPHYTNVQYPFPIDPPHVPTENPTGSYRREFYIPKEWMDQQVFLRFEGVDSAFHVWINGQEVGYSQGSRVPSEFNVTPFIREGKNVIAVRVYQWSDASYIEDQDMWWLSGIFRDVYLLARPHVYIRDFFVRTYLDEYYDNAVLQLDAYITNSLNTAVSNYQLHVKLVNASYQTIVNKTMIENLNISGAIETKQTTKIPVENPEKWSAENPYLYHLLLTLKDENGQTVEVIPAKVGFRSVEIKDGVLLVNGVPIMLKGVNRHEHDPDLGRAVSLESMIQDIKLMKQHNINAVRTAHYPNDPRFYELCDVYGLYVIDEADLECHGFDLINNINQISDDPAWKEAYVDRMERMVVRDKNHPSIIMWSLGNESGFGTNHVAMAEWARAYDPTRPLHYEGECRALMMESNDNPIDEPVCSDVFTTMYTSVDVLDTLGERTDLTKPHILCEYAHAMGNGPGGFKEYWETFYKHRRLQGGFVWEWCDHGIRQTTEDGKEYFAYGGNFGETPHDSNFVIDGLVYPDRRPSPALIEYKKVIEPVKVEAIDLAKGEMKITNLYDFISLDHVTIAWSIVSEGKVIDKGTLPVPELAAGRTGHIRIPYSLPEKILSGTEYLLNVKFLLAEDTLWAQAGHEIAWAQYQLPVVNTTPLETNPIMYPLSIKNDNNTLMIMGDSFSIAFNKIYGIIESWSYEGIQLLKEGPQLNVWRAPTDNDRLANANWKSISSEEEWKRYGLHTMQHRVVRVDYEHSSDGKRVDVFVTVRMAPPRLAWGIVTNYHYAIYGSGDVILSVVGNPEGDTPETLPKVGLRMKLPVYFDQVSWYGRGPGEAYVDSKLANRFGMWSKQVEDLYTPYVYPQENGNRHEVRWVSLTDKRGIGILAVGMPTLDFSAHLYSAENMENARHKYDLVKQDAIHFNLDYRQHGLGSASCGPDVLDKYKLKTAPFRFQFRLKPYSKDQLSPEAASKFTVGELVE; this is encoded by the coding sequence ATGAGTAGACAGAGGGATTGGGAAAACTTAGAGGTTCTTCATAAAAATCGATTGCCGGAAAGATCATATTATATTCCTTACAAAAGTGAAACTTCGGCTTTAACTTATGAAAGAGGCTATGCGGAAGGATTTAAATTGTTAAACGGAGTGTGGAAGTTTCATTATGCTGAATCTCCTCAACTTGCTCCTGCACATTTTTATGAAGAATCTTTTGACACAAGTGAATGGGATGACCTTCCAGTGCCAGCCAACTGGCAAATGCATGGTTACGGTAAACCCCATTATACCAATGTACAATATCCATTTCCGATAGATCCACCTCACGTTCCTACTGAAAATCCGACAGGTTCGTATCGCCGGGAGTTTTATATCCCTAAGGAATGGATGGATCAACAGGTTTTTCTTCGCTTTGAAGGAGTTGACAGCGCATTTCATGTTTGGATCAATGGGCAGGAAGTAGGATATAGCCAAGGCAGCCGTGTCCCTAGTGAATTTAATGTAACGCCGTTTATACGAGAAGGGAAAAACGTGATTGCCGTTCGGGTCTATCAGTGGTCTGATGCGAGTTATATCGAAGACCAGGATATGTGGTGGCTAAGCGGCATCTTTCGCGATGTCTACTTGTTAGCTAGACCCCATGTTTACATCAGAGACTTCTTTGTACGAACTTATCTGGATGAATACTATGACAACGCGGTGCTTCAACTAGATGCGTATATTACAAACAGCCTGAATACTGCCGTTTCCAACTACCAGCTTCATGTTAAATTGGTTAATGCATCCTACCAAACTATAGTAAATAAGACTATGATTGAGAATTTAAACATCTCTGGTGCGATTGAAACCAAGCAAACTACTAAAATTCCGGTAGAAAATCCAGAAAAATGGTCAGCTGAAAATCCGTATTTGTATCATCTGCTACTGACATTAAAAGATGAAAATGGACAAACGGTAGAAGTAATTCCTGCCAAAGTGGGATTCCGTTCTGTCGAAATTAAAGACGGAGTTCTGCTCGTCAATGGCGTTCCAATTATGCTTAAAGGTGTTAACCGGCATGAACACGATCCTGACCTTGGCCGTGCTGTGTCACTAGAGTCGATGATTCAAGATATTAAATTAATGAAACAGCATAATATTAACGCGGTACGTACGGCACATTATCCAAATGATCCGCGGTTTTACGAGCTGTGCGATGTCTATGGATTATATGTGATTGATGAAGCCGATCTAGAATGTCACGGATTTGATCTCATTAACAACATCAATCAAATAAGTGATGATCCGGCATGGAAAGAGGCATATGTTGACAGGATGGAACGTATGGTTGTGCGTGACAAAAACCATCCGTCTATCATCATGTGGTCTTTAGGAAATGAATCTGGATTCGGAACCAATCATGTGGCCATGGCTGAATGGGCCAGAGCTTACGATCCAACAAGGCCGCTTCATTACGAAGGGGAATGCAGAGCGCTTATGATGGAAAGTAATGATAATCCAATTGATGAACCGGTTTGTTCTGATGTGTTTACGACTATGTATACATCGGTTGATGTCTTGGATACTCTCGGAGAGCGGACAGATTTAACAAAACCGCATATACTTTGTGAATATGCCCATGCCATGGGCAATGGTCCTGGAGGATTTAAAGAGTATTGGGAAACGTTTTATAAACATAGAAGGTTGCAAGGTGGGTTTGTTTGGGAATGGTGCGATCATGGTATTCGCCAAACCACAGAGGATGGAAAAGAATATTTTGCATACGGGGGTAATTTTGGTGAGACCCCCCATGATTCTAATTTTGTCATTGATGGGTTAGTATATCCAGACCGGAGACCGTCTCCAGCCTTGATCGAATACAAGAAAGTGATCGAGCCTGTCAAAGTAGAAGCCATTGATTTAGCAAAGGGAGAGATGAAAATAACTAATCTATATGACTTTATCTCTCTCGATCATGTTACTATTGCCTGGTCCATTGTTTCAGAAGGTAAAGTGATTGATAAAGGGACATTACCTGTTCCTGAATTGGCTGCAGGTAGGACAGGACACATTAGGATTCCTTATTCTCTTCCGGAAAAGATACTGTCCGGTACCGAATACTTGTTAAACGTCAAATTTCTCCTTGCAGAAGATACATTGTGGGCTCAAGCAGGACATGAAATTGCCTGGGCTCAATACCAGTTGCCTGTGGTTAATACCACTCCCTTGGAAACTAATCCGATCATGTACCCGCTAAGTATTAAAAATGACAATAATACACTTATGATAATGGGCGATTCTTTTTCTATTGCTTTTAACAAAATTTATGGAATAATCGAATCTTGGTCGTATGAAGGAATTCAATTGCTAAAAGAAGGGCCGCAATTAAATGTCTGGCGGGCACCTACCGATAATGACAGACTGGCCAATGCCAATTGGAAATCAATAAGTTCTGAAGAAGAGTGGAAAAGATACGGATTACATACGATGCAGCACCGGGTAGTTCGAGTAGATTATGAGCACTCATCAGATGGAAAAAGAGTTGATGTTTTTGTCACTGTCCGCATGGCACCTCCTCGTTTAGCCTGGGGAATTGTAACCAATTATCATTATGCTATTTATGGAAGCGGCGATGTGATCCTCAGTGTTGTTGGAAATCCGGAGGGGGACACGCCTGAAACTCTGCCCAAGGTCGGCTTACGGATGAAACTCCCTGTCTATTTTGATCAAGTATCATGGTATGGCAGGGGACCAGGAGAAGCATATGTTGACAGTAAATTGGCCAACCGTTTTGGAATGTGGTCAAAACAAGTAGAAGACCTTTATACGCCTTACGTGTATCCGCAAGAAAATGGCAACCGTCATGAAGTGAGATGGGTGTCGTTAACAGACAAACGTGGTATCGGCATTTTGGCTGTCGGTATGCCGACACTGGATTTCAGCGCCCACCTGTATTCCGCTGAAAATATGGAAAACGCCCGACACAAATATGACTTAGTTAAGCAAGATGCCATTCACTTTAATCTTGATTATCGACAACATGGGCTTGGTTCGGCAAGTTGCGGTCCTGACGTCCTTGACAAGTATAAGCTGAAAACGGCACCGTTCCGTTTCCAATTCCGATTAAAACCTTATTCGAAGGATCAGCTTTCACCTGAAGCCGCAAGTAAATTTACAGTAGGTGAGCTAGTTGAATAG
- a CDS encoding carbohydrate ABC transporter permease encodes MHMRQEFNKLLLLIVAMVGVTISIFPFYWMFTASTLTESQIFKVPPTLVPGTNFFENLDKLQNAWPVWKALFNSIFVSGITTVTTVFFSALAGFAFAKYQFKGRELLFFAVLLIMMVPTQVMLVPMFIIMMNFDWIDTYYALIIPFLVTPFGVFLMRQQMLGFPTELIEAARIDGCKDLGIFFKIVLPTMKPACAALGIVTFMQQWGNFIWPLVVINSREMYTLPLMLAMMVQPGQVVQYGPVMVGAVLGLIPMLLLFLLFQKHFVSGVFSGSVKG; translated from the coding sequence ATGCATATGAGACAAGAATTTAACAAATTGTTGTTACTCATTGTAGCAATGGTTGGTGTAACTATATCAATATTTCCCTTCTATTGGATGTTTACGGCGTCAACCTTAACAGAATCACAAATTTTTAAAGTCCCTCCTACATTGGTGCCCGGGACCAACTTCTTTGAGAATTTAGATAAATTGCAGAATGCCTGGCCGGTCTGGAAAGCTTTGTTTAACAGTATTTTCGTTTCCGGTATCACAACAGTAACGACTGTATTTTTTTCAGCTTTGGCTGGTTTTGCCTTTGCCAAATATCAATTTAAGGGTCGCGAGCTTCTGTTTTTTGCCGTTTTATTAATTATGATGGTACCAACTCAAGTGATGCTTGTCCCGATGTTTATCATTATGATGAATTTTGATTGGATTGACACCTATTACGCGTTAATCATTCCATTTCTGGTTACGCCGTTTGGAGTGTTCCTGATGAGGCAGCAAATGCTGGGATTTCCGACAGAGTTAATTGAAGCTGCCCGTATAGATGGATGTAAAGATTTAGGCATTTTTTTCAAAATTGTGTTACCAACGATGAAGCCCGCTTGTGCAGCACTTGGCATCGTGACTTTCATGCAGCAGTGGGGAAATTTTATATGGCCGTTGGTCGTCATCAACTCAAGAGAAATGTATACATTGCCGCTCATGTTGGCGATGATGGTGCAACCAGGACAAGTTGTTCAATATGGTCCAGTTATGGTTGGTGCTGTCCTTGGGCTAATCCCAATGTTGCTGTTATTCCTTCTATTCCAAAAACATTTCGTTTCAGGTGTCTTTAGCGGATCTGTGAAAGGATAG
- a CDS encoding carbohydrate ABC transporter permease, producing MVYVNKLNRKGKISMQDVSPYLFISPFFILFAVFMLYPLVYSLVLSFSEWRGGEINYVGLANYQQLFTDPLFWQSLYVTGLILVIQVPIMLLLATVLATVLNSNLLRFKGIFRLAFFMPVLIDLVTYSLVFSLMFNENYGMINQFLGLFGIEPIRWFADGFWAKVLIIVALTWRWTGYNTIIILSGLQNVPRDLYESANIDGAGPVTSFFKITVPMLKPVILFCAILSTIGTLQLFAEPYVLTGGGPRNETTTVILYLYDKAFGSFNFGLASAGAYVVTTIIAILSYLQIRMSKGGEI from the coding sequence ATGGTATATGTTAATAAATTGAACAGAAAAGGGAAAATCTCTATGCAGGACGTAAGTCCATACTTGTTTATATCTCCATTTTTTATTTTGTTTGCTGTCTTTATGCTGTATCCTCTTGTTTATTCCTTAGTACTTAGTTTTAGTGAATGGAGAGGAGGTGAAATCAATTATGTAGGTTTGGCAAATTATCAACAGCTTTTCACTGATCCGTTATTTTGGCAATCTCTATATGTTACTGGATTAATCTTAGTTATACAGGTTCCTATCATGTTATTATTGGCAACCGTTTTAGCCACTGTATTAAATTCCAACTTGTTAAGGTTTAAGGGGATCTTTAGACTAGCTTTTTTTATGCCAGTACTCATTGATTTAGTTACCTACTCCCTCGTATTTTCGCTTATGTTTAATGAAAACTATGGAATGATTAATCAATTTCTTGGTTTGTTTGGTATTGAACCTATTCGATGGTTTGCAGATGGATTTTGGGCCAAAGTTTTGATCATTGTAGCACTAACTTGGCGGTGGACAGGTTACAATACAATTATTATTCTATCAGGTTTGCAAAATGTTCCTAGGGATTTATATGAATCGGCCAATATTGATGGAGCGGGCCCAGTGACTAGTTTTTTCAAAATTACTGTACCTATGCTCAAACCGGTAATCTTGTTTTGTGCAATCCTCTCAACTATAGGGACACTACAACTTTTTGCTGAACCTTATGTGCTTACTGGAGGAGGTCCAAGGAACGAAACGACTACAGTGATTCTATATTTGTATGACAAAGCTTTTGGATCTTTTAATTTTGGGCTAGCTTCTGCAGGAGCCTATGTCGTAACCACTATTATAGCCATCTTGTCCTATCTTCAGATTCGTATGTCCAAAGGAGGGGAAATATAA
- a CDS encoding ABC transporter substrate-binding protein, which yields MPKKYLYVSLIAVFVISLLSACGGNQTHQQEPEQASNGTEGDGVSGEITVAGWNLAADAMVETAEKFMEKYPDANIKVEYVTSDYDSIIPPLTAGRGAPDVIQIQQRDFPNFLEVFPNQFVDITDRLDGRENEFAEVAMNLAQQDGRVYALPWDLGPAAVYYRKDFFENAGIDAESITTWDKFIEAGKKIQEANEGVKMLALGYSSNDVAELYRILMNQLGAQYYDEEGNIQFVSEENIKAIEMYKKIVDEGIVMDAPTWDDRIRAFVNNQVAAVIYPVWYAGTIKTQAPDQEGLWGLMPLPAFEEGGPNQAHSGGSVLAISTQSENEELAWKFIEFALMTEEGQDIQMKYGLFPSWQPYYETEQFKVIDEYFGIALSDFFGQLSTDIPPLDYGAHFMDINNAIIDALGAVMLDNENIEDALRRAEQRAARDTGLNIAE from the coding sequence GTGCCAAAGAAATATTTATATGTTAGTTTGATTGCTGTATTTGTGATTTCTTTGTTAAGCGCTTGTGGAGGGAATCAGACACATCAGCAGGAACCAGAGCAAGCGAGTAACGGCACCGAAGGTGATGGTGTGTCAGGTGAAATAACCGTAGCAGGGTGGAATTTAGCCGCAGATGCTATGGTTGAAACGGCTGAAAAATTTATGGAAAAATATCCTGATGCAAACATTAAAGTTGAATATGTAACGAGCGATTATGATAGCATCATTCCTCCGTTAACGGCAGGTAGAGGAGCTCCTGATGTCATCCAGATACAGCAAAGGGACTTTCCAAACTTTTTAGAAGTCTTTCCGAATCAATTTGTAGACATTACGGATCGGTTGGATGGCAGGGAAAATGAATTTGCGGAAGTAGCCATGAACTTAGCGCAACAAGACGGACGTGTCTACGCACTTCCGTGGGATCTTGGTCCTGCTGCTGTATATTATCGTAAAGATTTTTTTGAAAATGCGGGTATTGACGCTGAGTCTATTACTACATGGGACAAATTTATTGAGGCAGGTAAAAAAATACAAGAGGCAAATGAAGGGGTCAAAATGCTAGCCCTTGGTTACAGTTCTAATGACGTTGCGGAGCTATACAGAATATTGATGAATCAACTTGGGGCACAATATTATGATGAGGAGGGCAATATTCAATTTGTCAGTGAGGAAAATATAAAAGCTATTGAAATGTATAAGAAAATTGTTGATGAAGGTATCGTTATGGATGCACCAACCTGGGATGACCGAATTCGTGCCTTTGTCAATAACCAAGTGGCCGCCGTTATATATCCTGTTTGGTATGCTGGTACTATTAAAACACAAGCACCTGATCAAGAGGGTTTATGGGGATTGATGCCGTTGCCTGCATTTGAAGAAGGTGGTCCTAATCAGGCACATTCAGGTGGTTCTGTTCTGGCAATCTCTACTCAATCTGAAAATGAGGAGCTAGCTTGGAAGTTTATTGAGTTTGCTTTGATGACCGAGGAAGGCCAAGATATCCAAATGAAATATGGTTTGTTCCCATCATGGCAACCATATTATGAAACCGAACAGTTTAAGGTGATCGATGAATATTTTGGAATAGCCTTATCAGACTTTTTCGGCCAATTGTCTACAGATATACCACCACTAGATTACGGTGCTCATTTTATGGATATAAACAATGCTATAATTGATGCCTTAGGAGCAGTAATGCTTGATAATGAAAATATTGAGGATGCCTTAAGAAGAGCAGAACAACGGGCTGCTAGGGATACTGGCCTTAATATAGCAGAGTAA
- a CDS encoding beta-galactosidase, translating into MKNINVLPSICYGGDYNPEQWPEEVWYEDAQLMQKAGVNLVSVGIFSWAKIEPQAGIFDFEWLDKVINILYDHGVHVNLSTATASTPAWFVRIYPDSLPVDENGTRLSFGSRQHYCPNHPHLIKHIKKLVRAIAEHYKDHPALKMWHVNNEYACHVSRCYCENCAQAFRKWLKKRYHTIDELNERWGTNFWGQRYNDWDEINPPRKTPTFVNPSQELDYYRFMNDSIFNLFLAEKEILRELTPDIPISTNFMASFKPLNYFQWAEEVDIVTWDSYPDPREGLPVNHAMMNDLMRSLRQGQPFLLMEQVTSHVNWRDINVPKPPGVMRLWSYATIGRGADGIMFFQWRQSRAGAEKFHGAMVSHSGDEHSRVYREVKELGHELSQLDGLVGARIKAEVAILFDWENWWAVELASKPHNKLSYIAIVEHYYRELYKRNIAVDFARPGDDLSKYKVVIAPLLYMIKEREDENLHRFVKNGGTLLMSFFSGIVDENDKVHLGGYPALLRDILGLCVEEFVPIAEGQSNLLQVGGETFECTTWADMIRLEGAQALAVYGEDWYAGHPAVTVHHFGQGKSVYIGTHPESRFVGQLLEKVLAEHHITPPLEVPAKVEVQRRYTENEEYLIIVNHNGHDVQLTLPKDRNYQNVLSGERLHGVKLTVKGIDVVVLKEDKN; encoded by the coding sequence ATGAAGAATATCAATGTGTTGCCTTCAATCTGTTATGGAGGCGATTACAATCCGGAACAGTGGCCAGAAGAGGTTTGGTATGAAGATGCGCAGTTGATGCAAAAAGCAGGTGTGAACCTGGTCTCAGTAGGGATTTTTAGCTGGGCAAAAATTGAACCTCAAGCAGGAATCTTTGATTTTGAATGGCTGGATAAAGTGATCAACATCTTGTATGACCATGGGGTTCATGTCAATTTGTCTACAGCTACTGCTTCAACTCCTGCCTGGTTTGTCAGGATATATCCCGATTCATTGCCTGTTGATGAGAATGGAACCCGTCTTTCGTTTGGGAGCAGGCAGCACTACTGTCCTAACCATCCCCACCTCATTAAGCATATCAAGAAACTGGTGCGGGCCATAGCGGAGCACTATAAGGATCATCCCGCGCTGAAAATGTGGCATGTCAATAACGAGTATGCTTGTCATGTTTCCAGGTGCTATTGTGAAAACTGTGCCCAGGCATTTAGAAAATGGCTAAAAAAACGGTACCACACAATTGATGAATTAAATGAACGCTGGGGTACCAATTTCTGGGGACAGCGGTATAACGACTGGGATGAAATCAACCCGCCCAGGAAAACGCCCACTTTTGTAAACCCGTCCCAGGAACTGGATTATTACCGGTTTATGAATGACTCGATCTTCAATCTGTTTTTGGCCGAAAAAGAAATCTTGCGTGAACTAACACCCGATATTCCTATTTCCACCAACTTTATGGCCTCATTTAAACCATTGAATTACTTTCAATGGGCAGAAGAAGTGGATATTGTCACCTGGGATTCCTATCCGGATCCACGGGAAGGGTTGCCTGTTAACCATGCGATGATGAATGACTTGATGCGCAGTTTGCGTCAAGGCCAACCTTTCCTGCTCATGGAACAGGTGACTTCACATGTCAATTGGCGGGACATTAACGTACCCAAACCACCGGGTGTGATGCGTCTGTGGAGTTATGCTACCATCGGGCGTGGCGCAGACGGCATTATGTTTTTCCAGTGGCGTCAGAGCCGGGCGGGAGCAGAAAAATTCCACGGGGCTATGGTGTCCCATTCTGGAGATGAACACAGCAGAGTATACCGGGAAGTTAAGGAACTGGGGCACGAACTGAGCCAATTGGATGGCCTGGTGGGAGCACGGATCAAGGCAGAGGTGGCAATTCTCTTTGACTGGGAAAACTGGTGGGCCGTTGAACTGGCATCGAAACCCCATAATAAGCTCAGTTATATTGCGATTGTCGAACATTACTACCGTGAATTGTACAAACGGAACATTGCTGTTGACTTTGCTCGTCCTGGAGATGATTTATCAAAGTACAAAGTGGTGATTGCGCCCCTGCTGTATATGATCAAAGAGAGAGAAGACGAGAATCTTCACCGATTTGTTAAGAATGGGGGCACGCTGTTGATGTCCTTTTTCAGTGGCATTGTGGATGAAAATGATAAAGTTCACCTAGGAGGATATCCGGCTCTTCTGCGCGATATATTGGGCCTTTGTGTGGAGGAATTTGTGCCGATTGCAGAAGGACAATCCAACTTGCTTCAGGTCGGCGGTGAGACGTTTGAGTGCACGACTTGGGCTGATATGATCCGATTGGAAGGTGCCCAAGCACTGGCAGTGTATGGGGAAGATTGGTATGCAGGTCATCCGGCAGTGACCGTTCACCACTTTGGTCAAGGTAAAAGCGTTTACATTGGCACCCATCCTGAATCGCGTTTTGTAGGTCAGCTTCTGGAAAAAGTCTTGGCTGAACACCATATTACTCCTCCTCTGGAGGTACCTGCAAAAGTGGAAGTTCAGCGAAGATATACTGAAAATGAAGAATATCTAATTATTGTCAATCATAATGGACACGATGTTCAGCTGACACTGCCCAAGGACAGGAATTATCAAAATGTACTTAGCGGAGAACGTTTGCATGGCGTGAAGTTAACTGTAAAGGGGATTGATGTTGTGGTGTTGAAAGAGGACAAAAACTAA
- a CDS encoding M24 family metallopeptidase: protein MTIEKVLSLLAEEEFDGILLRKRNNFSWVTGGRHNHIVQTTPDGVADLVVMPDKVYVVTVNMEAARIMEEELADVPFDFELVTDEWFNGHDHLLLKIGEGKRMATDAPFHDWMDVSPKLSWLRSQLTEDEMNRYRQVCQQAADAIEETCRQLQPGQTEHEIASVLAQKVMAQGMNVHVLLVATDERIYKYRHPIPTGKRMKRQAMLVLCAERGGLVANVTRLVHFGPLPKQLEECKQKLAYIDACMNASTRPGIKVGDIINTAIREYKQAGYPDDWKKLHLGGPTGYATREYLATSSSSDTVRVNQAFAWNPALPGVKSEDTILVTENGIEILTETGKWPYIEVECNGMILRRPDMMVRD from the coding sequence ATGACAATAGAAAAAGTACTCTCTTTATTGGCTGAAGAGGAGTTTGACGGCATTTTATTGCGCAAACGCAACAACTTTTCGTGGGTCACGGGCGGCAGGCATAACCATATCGTCCAAACAACACCTGACGGGGTGGCTGATCTGGTTGTAATGCCAGACAAGGTGTATGTAGTGACTGTGAATATGGAAGCGGCCCGGATCATGGAAGAAGAGCTGGCGGATGTTCCTTTTGATTTTGAACTGGTGACAGACGAATGGTTTAATGGGCACGATCATCTTTTGCTAAAAATTGGGGAGGGGAAACGAATGGCCACAGACGCCCCTTTCCACGATTGGATGGATGTCAGCCCGAAATTGAGCTGGCTGCGGTCTCAATTGACGGAAGATGAAATGAACCGTTACCGTCAGGTTTGCCAGCAAGCGGCTGACGCTATTGAAGAGACTTGCCGACAGCTTCAACCCGGGCAAACGGAACACGAAATCGCCTCTGTCTTAGCCCAAAAAGTGATGGCTCAAGGGATGAATGTCCATGTGCTTCTGGTGGCGACCGATGAGCGGATTTATAAGTACCGCCACCCTATTCCGACTGGGAAGCGTATGAAGCGTCAAGCCATGCTGGTATTATGTGCTGAACGGGGCGGACTGGTGGCCAATGTGACCCGGCTTGTCCATTTCGGCCCTCTACCAAAACAACTGGAGGAGTGCAAACAAAAGCTGGCTTACATAGATGCTTGTATGAATGCATCGACACGGCCAGGGATCAAAGTGGGAGACATTATTAACACAGCGATTAGGGAATATAAACAAGCCGGTTATCCTGATGATTGGAAAAAGCTGCACCTCGGTGGTCCTACGGGTTATGCCACCAGGGAGTATTTAGCCACATCTTCATCTTCGGATACGGTTCGCGTCAATCAGGCTTTTGCCTGGAACCCGGCCCTTCCTGGAGTAAAATCGGAAGATACCATCTTAGTTACAGAAAACGGCATTGAGATTCTGACTGAGACAGGGAAATGGCCTTATATTGAAGTAGAGTGTAATGGTATGATCCTTAGACGGCCGGATATGATGGTCCGTGATTAA